The following proteins come from a genomic window of Salminus brasiliensis chromosome 15, fSalBra1.hap2, whole genome shotgun sequence:
- the LOC140535762 gene encoding gap junction beta-2 protein-like, whose protein sequence is MSWGALYTQLVGVNRHSTSLGKIWLSVLFIFRVTILVVAAETVWGDEQSDFVCNTLQPGCENVCYDHFFPISHVRLWCLQLIFASTPALLVAMYVAYRNHEDKRGILRSDKRSKAKQEEDLESLKKRRLPIAGPLWWIYAISLVFRLLFEMAFIYALYAIYDGFWLPRLLRCEVSPCPNEVDCFVSRPTEKTVFTVFMAAASGACMVLNVAELAYLVAKAVTQCMHMSPGKGHANRTGKDRGLLQNKKNEIMLASSSSVPSTCKAV, encoded by the coding sequence GCGCACTATACACCCAGTTAGTTGGAGTAAATCGCCACTCCACCAGCCTCGGCAAGATCTGGCTGTCCGTCCTCTTCATCTTCCGCGTGACCATCCTGGTAGTGGCAGCTGAAACCGTCTGGGGTGACGAGCAGTCCGACTTTGTGTGCAACACCTTGCAGCCTGGCTGCGAGAACGTCTGCTACGACCACTTCTTCCCCATCTCACATGTACGCCTCTGGTGCCTGCAGCTGATATTCGCCTCAACACCAGCGCTACTGGTGGCCATGTACGTAGCCTACCGCAACCACGAGGACAAGCGAGGAATCCTGCGCAGTGATAAAAGGTCAAAGGCCAAGCAAGAAGAAGACCTGGAGAGTCTCAAAAAGAGGAGGCTGCCCATTGCTGGCCCACTGTGGTGGATCTATGCCATAAGCCTGGTCTTCCGTTTACTCTTTGAGATGGCTTTCATATACGCCCTGTATGCCATTTACGATGGTTTCTGGCTACCCAGGTTGCTTCGCTGCGAGGTGTCACCCTGTCCTAACGAGGTGGACTGCTTCGTGTCACGACCCACTGAGAAAACCGTCTTCACTGTCTTCATGGCAGCGGCCTCTGGGGCCTGCATGGTGCTGAATGTGGCAGAGCTGGCCTACCTGGTAGCTAAGGCTGTGACCCAGTGCATGCATATGAGTCCTGGGAAGGGCCATGCAAACCGCACAGGCAAGGACAGAGGTCTGCTGCAGAACAAGAAGAATGAGATAATGCTGGCCTCCTCATCTTCCGTGCCATCCACGTGCAAAGCAGTGTAA